One genomic segment of Sediminispirochaeta bajacaliforniensis DSM 16054 includes these proteins:
- the ettA gene encoding energy-dependent translational throttle protein EttA, which yields MADDDRKIIYSMVRVSKRHGPKTILDSISLSYFYGAKIGVLGLNGAGKSSLLKILARADKDFDGQTILAPGLSIGYLEQEPRLRKGASVREIVEEGVQELVALLAEYDAINESFSEPMDDTQMEKVLARLGEVQEALDHLDAWNLDSRLELAMDALRCPPQDQIVDSLSGGERRRVALCRLLLQRPDILLLDEPTNHLDAETVAWLEHHLQTYSGTVIAVTHDRYFLDNVAGWILELDRGKGIPWKGNYSSWLEQKNRRLATEEKQETSRRKTLERELEWIKMAPKGRHAKGKARVNAYESLLSQESTQRDRDLQIYIPPGPRLGSLVVSAQAVSKAYGENILVEDMSFSVPPGAIVGIVGPNGAGKTTLFRMMTGSEVPDSGTLRIGESVRLAYVEQTRASLDPEKSVWEQISGGEDEIPLGKRSVNSRAYVAQFNFLGADQQKKLQNLSGGERNRVQLAMILKSGANLLLLDEPTNDLDVNTMRALEEGLIDFGGSVMVVSHDRWFLDRIASHILAFEGESKVFWFEGNYSEYAADRRRRLGDDALIPHRIKFRKLTRD from the coding sequence ATGGCCGACGACGATCGGAAGATCATCTATTCGATGGTCCGTGTCAGTAAGCGGCACGGACCCAAAACGATTCTCGACTCAATCTCCCTATCCTACTTCTACGGTGCAAAGATAGGAGTCCTTGGTCTCAATGGAGCGGGTAAAAGCTCACTCTTGAAGATTCTTGCCAGGGCCGACAAAGATTTCGATGGTCAGACCATTCTGGCTCCCGGTCTTTCCATCGGGTACCTTGAGCAGGAACCTCGGCTGAGAAAGGGCGCTTCTGTTCGTGAAATTGTTGAAGAGGGTGTCCAGGAGCTTGTTGCCCTTCTTGCCGAATATGATGCGATCAATGAGAGCTTTTCCGAACCGATGGATGATACACAGATGGAAAAAGTGCTTGCCCGCCTGGGTGAGGTTCAGGAGGCATTGGATCATCTTGATGCCTGGAATCTCGACAGCCGGCTTGAACTTGCCATGGATGCCCTTCGTTGCCCACCTCAAGATCAGATCGTTGATTCCCTTTCCGGTGGAGAACGTCGGCGCGTCGCCCTGTGTCGGCTGCTCCTTCAAAGGCCCGATATCCTTCTGCTTGATGAGCCGACAAACCATCTTGATGCAGAAACCGTTGCCTGGCTCGAACATCATCTGCAAACATATAGCGGCACCGTTATAGCGGTCACCCATGACCGCTATTTTCTTGATAATGTGGCGGGCTGGATTCTCGAATTGGACCGTGGAAAAGGAATTCCCTGGAAGGGAAACTATTCGAGTTGGCTCGAGCAAAAGAACCGACGGCTGGCTACCGAAGAAAAGCAGGAAACCAGTCGCCGAAAAACCCTTGAGCGGGAACTTGAGTGGATAAAAATGGCGCCGAAGGGGCGACATGCCAAGGGAAAAGCAAGGGTCAACGCCTACGAATCACTACTCTCCCAGGAATCCACACAGCGGGATCGTGATCTCCAAATCTACATACCGCCGGGGCCACGTTTAGGTTCCCTGGTGGTATCGGCCCAAGCCGTTTCCAAGGCGTACGGCGAAAATATTCTGGTAGAAGATATGAGCTTTTCTGTTCCGCCTGGTGCAATTGTCGGTATTGTCGGTCCGAATGGAGCAGGAAAAACAACGTTGTTTCGTATGATGACGGGCAGTGAGGTTCCCGATTCGGGAACGCTTCGTATCGGCGAGAGCGTACGTCTTGCCTATGTGGAACAGACCCGAGCCTCTCTTGACCCGGAGAAGAGTGTCTGGGAACAGATTTCTGGCGGTGAAGATGAAATTCCGCTTGGAAAGAGAAGTGTCAACAGCAGGGCCTATGTTGCTCAGTTCAACTTTCTGGGAGCGGACCAGCAGAAAAAGTTGCAGAACCTTTCCGGTGGAGAACGAAATCGGGTACAACTTGCCATGATACTTAAAAGCGGTGCCAATCTTTTACTACTCGATGAGCCTACAAACGATCTGGACGTTAATACCATGCGGGCTTTGGAGGAAGGCCTTATCGACTTCGGGGGATCGGTTATGGTGGTCAGCCATGACCGCTGGTTTCTGGACAGGATAGCGAGCCATATTCTTGCATTCGAGGGAGAAAGCAAGGTTTTCTGGTTTGAAGGTAATTACAGCGAATATGCTGCGGACCGTCGTCGCCGACTTGGTGATGATGCTCTCATTCCTCACAGGATTAAATTTCGAAAACTTACAAGGGACTGA
- a CDS encoding methyl-accepting chemotaxis protein, whose protein sequence is MKVRSKLLLLNVVFLVGFVCAGFVLTLSIRTLMSEYHIGLEGTSLIGELHELSNLTKEILLTEDLHDTLPEVTAQVRRVDDRIETYLTASVKTAPRETKDVLEIYDVTKRQLESVLAKVEEIEKRYPDYLPGLVEAYSYYQVFTIDRAAKEVLQLSTYLSETLTVRLKALVDEVSRQNARLATSAIRFSIVVSAAILFILTFFSLLTIRGLDRRIGEFRRQLLRFETGDISSDVVLSGRDEFSAIAEAMNQFIILLRELLHDVRKIIFAHHESQKETIGIIETSDRVREEAVAGVNTAEEEAEQLHTMVSAGESELKDLRKGFSDLSVKLSTQNTSISESSAAVEEMNASIASATRIARERQEASGRLAVSTQKGHAMLEATGKMVSDTVSDMEKIKDIVTIINDISEKTNLLSMNAAIQAAHAGEAGKGFAVLAGEIRRLADSTGENAHMIQEAIETAAKRSVEMNQGAVNTLQLFRDILAESDRAQSSMSEIVGAMEEILSGSGEITRAILSIRDTSVEMDERSAEMDNASLKVSKTIGQVGGHASTMENATTDLGKAVLSMGERVTQLGEAGRSAAAVIASLAEKIGRFRLED, encoded by the coding sequence ATGAAAGTTCGTTCAAAATTGCTCTTACTGAATGTTGTTTTTTTAGTCGGTTTTGTCTGTGCCGGATTTGTACTGACCCTTTCCATCCGGACACTTATGTCCGAATACCATATCGGCCTTGAAGGAACCAGCCTCATAGGCGAACTCCATGAGTTAAGCAACCTTACGAAGGAGATCCTGCTTACCGAGGACTTACACGATACGCTTCCTGAGGTTACCGCACAGGTCCGTCGTGTCGATGATAGAATCGAAACGTATCTTACAGCGAGTGTTAAGACGGCTCCCCGGGAAACCAAAGATGTTCTTGAGATATACGATGTTACAAAACGGCAGCTGGAATCGGTTTTGGCAAAGGTTGAGGAGATCGAAAAGCGTTACCCCGATTACCTGCCCGGGTTGGTCGAGGCTTACTCCTACTACCAGGTTTTTACCATCGATCGAGCTGCAAAAGAGGTGTTACAGCTTTCAACCTATTTAAGCGAAACCCTTACGGTACGCCTGAAAGCACTTGTTGACGAGGTGTCTCGACAGAATGCTCGGCTTGCAACCTCGGCAATTCGGTTCTCGATCGTTGTTTCTGCCGCTATTCTTTTTATACTCACATTTTTTTCGCTTCTAACGATCAGGGGGCTTGATAGAAGAATAGGGGAATTCCGGCGGCAACTTCTCCGTTTTGAGACAGGGGATATTTCTTCCGATGTGGTCCTGTCTGGACGGGATGAGTTCTCGGCTATTGCCGAGGCGATGAATCAGTTTATTATCCTCTTAAGAGAACTATTGCATGATGTTCGTAAAATCATCTTTGCTCATCATGAAAGTCAAAAGGAAACGATAGGTATTATTGAGACCTCCGATCGTGTACGCGAAGAGGCTGTCGCTGGTGTCAATACTGCTGAGGAAGAGGCGGAACAGCTCCACACAATGGTATCCGCTGGTGAGTCGGAACTAAAAGATCTTCGAAAAGGGTTTTCCGATCTCAGTGTGAAGCTTTCAACTCAGAACACTTCGATTAGTGAATCGAGTGCCGCAGTGGAGGAGATGAACGCCTCAATCGCAAGTGCCACCCGTATTGCAAGAGAACGACAGGAAGCTTCCGGCCGACTTGCCGTAAGTACTCAGAAAGGGCATGCGATGCTTGAGGCAACCGGAAAAATGGTCTCCGATACGGTTTCTGATATGGAAAAAATCAAAGACATCGTTACTATTATTAACGACATAAGCGAAAAGACTAACCTGCTTTCGATGAATGCCGCTATCCAGGCGGCTCATGCGGGAGAGGCGGGTAAGGGCTTTGCCGTTCTTGCCGGTGAGATTCGCAGGCTTGCCGATAGCACAGGTGAAAATGCCCATATGATTCAGGAAGCCATTGAAACGGCTGCAAAGCGATCTGTGGAGATGAACCAGGGGGCAGTCAATACCTTACAGCTCTTTCGGGATATCCTTGCGGAAAGCGATAGGGCTCAGTCGTCGATGTCGGAGATCGTCGGAGCAATGGAAGAGATTCTTTCCGGAAGCGGAGAAATTACCAGAGCGATCCTCTCTATCCGTGATACATCTGTGGAAATGGATGAACGGTCTGCGGAGATGGACAATGCGTCGTTGAAGGTAAGCAAGACCATCGGACAGGTGGGCGGGCATGCTTCCACCATGGAAAATGCGACCACAGACCTTGGCAAAGCGGTCCTGTCGATGGGCGAAAGGGTGACGCAGCTGGGAGAGGCCGGCCGCAGTGCTGCTGCCGTGATTGCCTCTCTTGCAGAAAAAATCGGCCGGTTTCGATTGGAAGATTAA
- a CDS encoding carbohydrate kinase family protein, with product MEKHGTIHALAFGEILWDIIDQEPHIGGAPFNLAAHMAALGGEVSIASAVGKDRLGTAALEKVKLLGIDNRFINIHPYLATGTVPVTLDAQGKPEYEIVENVAWDAITLSDAALEAISNRNWDLFIFGTLAQRSGPNRQVLKELVDHSNARERFFDVNLRLSYYSAEILHESLMLTTILKLNDEEVPIVSDALFSRTMREEEFCKAIFDTFPVRMICITKGKDGSTLFDGKVRYDEPIVDIPVVDTVGAGDSFSAAFLTAYLKGLSKAKALRFASRLSSFVAGSSGAVPTYTGWILDDISAMNDSPGRRE from the coding sequence ATGGAGAAACACGGCACAATTCATGCACTTGCTTTTGGAGAGATCCTCTGGGATATTATAGATCAAGAACCCCATATCGGCGGGGCCCCCTTCAATCTCGCCGCGCATATGGCGGCCCTCGGCGGAGAAGTCTCAATAGCTTCGGCCGTCGGCAAGGATCGCCTTGGGACTGCAGCCCTCGAAAAGGTGAAGCTCCTCGGTATTGACAATAGGTTTATCAATATTCATCCTTATCTGGCTACGGGAACGGTTCCTGTTACCCTTGATGCTCAAGGCAAACCGGAGTACGAAATCGTTGAGAACGTTGCCTGGGATGCGATAACCCTTTCGGATGCGGCTTTGGAGGCTATCTCGAATCGCAATTGGGATCTCTTTATTTTCGGTACCCTTGCCCAACGAAGCGGGCCAAATCGTCAGGTGCTCAAAGAGCTTGTGGATCACAGCAATGCACGCGAGCGCTTTTTTGATGTAAATCTCAGACTCAGCTATTATTCAGCGGAAATTCTCCATGAGTCCCTTATGCTTACCACTATTCTTAAATTGAATGACGAAGAGGTTCCCATAGTCTCCGATGCTCTGTTTTCCCGAACCATGAGGGAGGAGGAGTTTTGTAAAGCCATTTTTGATACCTTTCCCGTCCGGATGATATGTATAACCAAAGGGAAAGATGGATCGACACTCTTTGACGGAAAGGTGCGCTACGACGAGCCAATTGTTGATATCCCCGTTGTGGATACCGTGGGAGCGGGAGACAGTTTCTCGGCCGCCTTCCTGACTGCCTATCTCAAGGGGCTGAGCAAAGCAAAGGCCCTTCGCTTTGCAAGCAGACTAAGCAGTTTCGTCGCAGGCAGCAGCGGTGCCGTCCCCACATATACGGGGTGGATCCTTGATGACATCAGTGCGATGAACGATTCTCCTGGTCGAAGAGAATGA
- a CDS encoding Hsp70 family protein — MVIGIDLGTTNSAAAFLEQEQPTVIPNDRGNRITPSIVAVTGSGELLVGEAAKNQAMINPGGTAIAVKRSMGSTSPLKLGNREMLPEVVSAEILRKLKSDAEAYLGEEIKEAVITVPAYFTEPQRRKTKEAGHLAGLRISRIINEPTAAALAYASSCGKSRNIMVYDLGGGTFDVTILSSSDGHFRVLSSCGDNKLGGIDFDQLLFQEVVRDFSRRAPSVDFEGDQTLRQQLMEQVERAKIELSSRESASISLPFIGGGASPLHLSFEIRRNRFNELIRPFIEKTVSLCRQAMDDAKVRPDTLILSGGSSRIPLVKSLLGELTGLRPENRINPEEVVALGAAVHAGMIQDGRKSLFHDVTPLPLGVEIEGGNVVTILEKNSPLPAVGKQHFTTICDGQRSVEIHVLQGNNKRVEANTSLGRFLLGGIRNGCKGEPLIEVSFRVDEDGILHALARDVDTGSLQQVTISREPNPSPVSGNFETGVRDKVLRLVDRVKQGRRRAGSGIDSSFHKEISEILLAAAKACEGNGGKELNSCRIALETVLGEIEAILRDQELKYG, encoded by the coding sequence ATGGTAATCGGTATTGACCTTGGAACGACGAATTCTGCAGCAGCCTTTCTCGAACAGGAGCAGCCCACTGTCATACCGAACGATCGGGGTAATCGTATTACCCCCTCCATTGTGGCGGTGACTGGCTCCGGTGAACTTTTAGTCGGCGAAGCGGCAAAAAATCAGGCAATGATAAACCCCGGGGGAACAGCCATCGCCGTAAAGCGAAGTATGGGAAGCACCTCTCCCCTAAAGCTTGGAAATCGGGAGATGCTGCCCGAGGTCGTCAGTGCCGAAATCCTCAGGAAACTGAAAAGCGATGCCGAGGCCTATCTTGGTGAAGAGATAAAAGAGGCGGTTATCACCGTCCCTGCCTATTTTACGGAGCCTCAGCGTCGCAAGACAAAAGAGGCCGGGCATCTTGCAGGCTTGCGAATATCGCGTATTATCAACGAACCGACCGCTGCTGCCCTGGCATATGCATCTTCGTGTGGGAAGAGCCGCAATATCATGGTATATGATCTCGGAGGCGGAACCTTTGATGTTACGATTCTTTCTTCTTCCGATGGTCACTTTCGAGTTCTTTCGAGCTGTGGCGACAACAAACTCGGAGGAATCGATTTCGACCAACTGCTTTTCCAGGAGGTGGTTCGTGACTTTTCCCGTAGGGCACCTTCCGTGGATTTTGAAGGAGATCAGACCCTTCGCCAGCAGCTGATGGAACAGGTAGAGCGGGCAAAAATCGAACTTTCCAGCCGTGAGAGTGCTTCCATTAGCCTGCCTTTTATCGGAGGAGGGGCTTCTCCATTGCATCTCTCCTTCGAGATCAGAAGAAACCGTTTTAATGAACTTATTCGTCCTTTTATCGAGAAAACCGTTTCTCTGTGTCGTCAGGCCATGGATGATGCGAAGGTCCGTCCCGACACGCTTATCCTTTCCGGCGGTTCCAGCAGGATCCCCCTGGTCAAAAGCCTTCTTGGTGAACTGACAGGGCTTCGTCCTGAAAATCGCATCAATCCGGAAGAGGTCGTTGCACTTGGTGCTGCGGTTCATGCCGGTATGATCCAGGATGGACGAAAGAGCCTCTTTCATGATGTGACTCCTCTTCCTCTCGGTGTCGAAATTGAAGGAGGAAATGTCGTTACCATCCTTGAAAAAAACAGCCCGCTTCCTGCTGTTGGCAAACAGCATTTTACCACAATCTGCGATGGACAGCGTTCTGTTGAGATTCATGTCCTCCAGGGAAACAATAAAAGGGTCGAAGCGAACACTTCTCTTGGACGATTTTTGCTCGGTGGTATTCGAAACGGTTGCAAGGGCGAACCCTTAATCGAAGTTAGTTTTCGGGTCGACGAGGATGGTATTCTCCATGCCCTTGCACGCGATGTAGATACGGGATCGCTTCAGCAAGTGACGATCAGCAGAGAACCGAATCCCTCGCCGGTTTCGGGTAATTTCGAAACAGGTGTACGGGACAAGGTCCTCCGTCTTGTCGATCGGGTGAAGCAGGGAAGGCGGCGAGCCGGTAGTGGCATCGACTCCTCTTTTCATAAAGAAATTTCCGAAATCCTCCTTGCTGCGGCAAAAGCGTGTGAAGGCAATGGAGGAAAAGAGTTGAACAGTTGTCGTATCGCTTTGGAAACAGTATTGGGCGAGATTGAGGCCATTCTTCGTGATCAGGAGCTCAAATATGGATGA
- a CDS encoding cupin domain-containing protein, whose amino-acid sequence MIIRQASMRNEVKEHMRDGAGTVALRHLLSPEQVPGGRLFSELTLAPGSSIGQHTHTGETEYYYILEGAGEVDEGGGPIAIAAGDLVVTGNGESHSIRNDGDTPLRFIALILFDQENRSSH is encoded by the coding sequence ATGATTATTAGACAGGCGTCGATGCGCAACGAAGTGAAAGAGCACATGAGGGACGGAGCAGGTACTGTCGCTTTACGTCATTTGCTCTCACCGGAGCAGGTACCGGGAGGACGTCTTTTCAGTGAGCTGACTCTTGCTCCCGGCTCGTCTATCGGACAACATACCCACACGGGAGAAACCGAATACTATTACATTCTTGAGGGGGCAGGAGAAGTCGACGAAGGGGGCGGACCTATAGCGATAGCAGCCGGAGATTTGGTGGTGACCGGCAACGGGGAAAGTCACAGCATTAGAAACGACGGAGATACGCCCCTTCGCTTTATCGCTCTCATTCTCTTCGACCAGGAGAATCGTTCATCGCACTGA
- a CDS encoding HPr family phosphocarrier protein, translated as MVQRSAVIQNKAGIHVRPSGVIMNEVSPYEGKVILEKEDVEVELTSIMALLSLGLVQGDRITIRIEGPDENKTAEKLVELFQHNFDYPGRESG; from the coding sequence ATGGTTCAGCGTTCTGCAGTGATACAAAACAAGGCGGGAATTCATGTTCGGCCTTCCGGTGTCATTATGAATGAGGTCTCGCCGTACGAAGGGAAAGTCATCCTGGAAAAAGAGGATGTCGAGGTCGAATTGACAAGCATCATGGCATTGCTTTCCCTCGGCCTTGTCCAGGGTGACAGGATAACAATCCGCATTGAAGGTCCCGACGAAAATAAAACGGCAGAGAAACTGGTAGAGTTGTTTCAACACAATTTTGACTATCCTGGGAGGGAATCGGGATGA
- a CDS encoding DnaJ domain-containing protein, producing the protein MDDSRLYQILGLRRGASQEEIKSAYRRLVKQLHPDLSHTPATSEQFKRVVRAYKVLSVRQVEGSCIQFPGGGRKRPSPRAQTTKKEINTDALGRMVTEAKVPELRAFAVKQLGNSGKRSSYQFIRKALFDPAPLVVRSAVDAVGKLGVRQCAGELSAVFSRSDQEIRLAVLDAVGRIGGGGFSTIINLAMQDGNRAVRNRAVTLFVAGKGA; encoded by the coding sequence ATGGATGATAGTCGACTCTACCAAATTCTTGGCCTTCGGCGTGGGGCCAGCCAGGAAGAGATAAAATCTGCCTACAGAAGGCTCGTCAAACAGCTTCATCCCGATCTTTCTCACACCCCTGCCACAAGCGAGCAGTTTAAACGGGTAGTTCGTGCCTATAAGGTATTAAGTGTAAGGCAGGTGGAAGGCAGTTGTATACAGTTTCCCGGCGGGGGGCGTAAACGGCCCTCGCCCCGCGCCCAGACTACAAAAAAAGAGATCAATACCGATGCCCTCGGCAGAATGGTCACGGAGGCAAAAGTGCCCGAACTCCGTGCCTTTGCCGTAAAACAATTGGGTAACAGCGGTAAGCGAAGTAGCTATCAATTCATTCGAAAGGCCCTTTTTGATCCCGCCCCTCTTGTGGTACGATCGGCTGTTGATGCGGTGGGAAAGCTTGGTGTCCGGCAATGTGCCGGTGAGCTTTCCGCTGTCTTTTCCCGTTCCGATCAGGAAATACGGCTTGCCGTTTTGGATGCTGTGGGACGGATAGGGGGCGGAGGCTTTTCCACGATCATCAATCTTGCAATGCAGGATGGAAACAGAGCGGTCAGGAATCGGGCCGTTACTCTGTTCGTCGCAGGAAAAGGGGCTTAA
- a CDS encoding DUF6115 domain-containing protein, producing the protein MLVTAIALSVAINIILMAFAYIRLSKEIGRRRKSDSLLREIREEAEEIVREINQVTDRNVGLIEDSIRRLTEKLSDADKRITLLGKAAENKEKERITYSHLRRPLTEMQNPLPDFDQMRGDEKESSAKQKQETQPPLRERVLEMSRNGFSSQVIAQKTGATVGEVELMINLSSGREEVEHGNRY; encoded by the coding sequence ATGCTTGTTACCGCTATCGCCTTAAGTGTTGCCATTAATATTATTCTTATGGCCTTTGCTTATATAAGACTCTCTAAGGAGATTGGACGAAGACGAAAAAGCGATTCCCTGTTGCGGGAGATCAGGGAGGAGGCGGAAGAGATCGTCCGTGAAATCAATCAGGTTACCGATCGGAATGTCGGTTTAATCGAGGATAGCATACGCCGCCTCACTGAAAAACTCTCTGATGCTGATAAAAGAATTACGCTCCTCGGAAAAGCGGCCGAAAATAAAGAGAAGGAGCGAATAACCTATTCTCATCTGCGTCGCCCCCTTACGGAGATGCAGAACCCATTACCTGATTTTGATCAGATGAGGGGAGATGAAAAAGAGAGTTCTGCGAAACAGAAGCAGGAAACACAGCCTCCCCTTCGGGAGCGAGTTCTTGAGATGAGCCGAAACGGCTTTTCCAGTCAGGTTATTGCTCAGAAAACCGGTGCTACCGTTGGTGAGGTGGAACTTATGATCAATCTTTCCAGCGGCAGGGAAGAGGTAGAGCATGGTAATCGGTATTGA
- a CDS encoding chemotaxis protein CheA produces the protein MQSGDRLYTTFLDDGKAFSQNIHHLLLKLSSRPNSVEFLRQLLRNTHSLKSEAAYIGIDEVTSIAHQMETTINLALSGKELLSSRKVGDLIFSNDRIGEILDFLLSGGDSKDTISGQGSQDSETSPVQPCSNGPFLSGRKERVSTSIPDIVGTALPDFSPFETSLLKEARRRGEGLYRLFLNISREAVMPFAKAYLLLSNLEQVSNVIRTIPLFRPDQDISANGDDFRTLTIFLTSKGAVKQLYQAVHIDQVDSISLTPVSYAAVLEGEGEEDEGVHGDISATIRVEPRLLNLLAGYIDELKLSLHQLERRIDRRKEEPEAVASNLSELGNLVEGLESVGKTLSKVRLSELFAGYPGYVAEMARRLGKKIRLVLSGGELDVDRRIAELLGETILHLLRNGVDHGIEFPGERLKAGKDEEGTIRLDVHRGAGGLSLSVSDDGRGIDKEKLSARLGEDITLDGDSEGTDGGRANRLAALLARPGITTKDEATDLSGRGFGLDIVYRKIGRIEGAYFEAESEDGKGTMFTITIPGGASFITLKMVRCERFVLAVPERSILSVEEASDGTFGGDAEGRLEWNGIPVFSPDGRLFRTDRLPPQELVLIMQHLDRKGAFLVDELLFTREVPEEQFTLFVEESPFLYRSSIGGRKSGFLYLSPSVVAIN, from the coding sequence ATGCAGAGTGGCGATCGCTTGTATACGACCTTTCTCGACGACGGAAAGGCCTTTTCTCAAAATATTCACCATTTATTGCTGAAGCTGAGCTCCAGACCGAACAGTGTGGAATTCCTTCGTCAGCTTCTGCGAAACACCCACTCGCTTAAATCCGAGGCCGCCTATATCGGAATTGATGAGGTCACCTCCATTGCCCATCAGATGGAAACGACCATTAATCTTGCTTTGTCAGGCAAAGAGCTCCTTTCTTCACGGAAGGTGGGTGACCTGATTTTTTCCAACGATCGCATCGGGGAGATTCTTGATTTTCTTCTATCCGGAGGCGATTCAAAGGACACTATATCCGGCCAAGGCTCACAGGATTCGGAGACGTCCCCTGTGCAGCCTTGTTCAAACGGCCCGTTCCTTTCCGGCCGAAAGGAACGGGTCAGCACTTCGATCCCGGACATCGTCGGAACGGCCCTTCCCGATTTTTCACCCTTCGAAACCAGTTTGCTGAAAGAAGCCCGTCGCCGGGGCGAAGGGCTTTACCGCCTCTTTTTGAATATTAGCCGTGAAGCGGTCATGCCTTTTGCCAAGGCTTATCTCCTTTTGAGTAACCTGGAACAGGTCTCCAATGTGATTCGCACCATTCCGCTTTTTCGTCCTGATCAGGATATCTCTGCCAATGGTGATGATTTTAGGACTCTGACCATTTTCCTTACAAGCAAGGGTGCTGTAAAGCAGCTGTATCAGGCCGTGCATATCGATCAGGTCGATTCGATCAGCCTGACGCCCGTCTCCTATGCCGCAGTGCTGGAAGGCGAGGGCGAAGAAGATGAAGGGGTGCATGGGGATATTTCGGCTACCATTAGGGTCGAACCGAGACTGCTGAATCTCCTTGCCGGTTACATTGACGAGTTGAAACTTTCACTTCATCAGCTAGAACGGCGAATCGATAGACGGAAAGAAGAACCGGAGGCAGTTGCCTCCAACCTATCGGAATTGGGTAATCTTGTGGAGGGATTGGAATCGGTCGGTAAGACCCTTTCAAAGGTTCGTCTCTCGGAACTTTTTGCCGGATATCCCGGATATGTGGCAGAGATGGCCCGGAGGCTTGGGAAAAAAATCAGGCTTGTCTTGTCCGGGGGAGAGCTTGATGTCGATCGAAGAATCGCCGAACTTCTGGGGGAGACGATTCTCCATCTTTTGAGGAACGGCGTTGATCACGGGATTGAGTTTCCCGGGGAACGCCTGAAAGCGGGCAAGGACGAAGAAGGAACGATTCGCCTTGATGTCCATCGTGGAGCTGGAGGCTTGAGCCTTTCGGTATCCGACGACGGAAGGGGGATTGATAAAGAAAAGCTTTCTGCCAGGCTTGGTGAAGATATCACCTTGGATGGGGATTCTGAGGGAACGGACGGTGGTCGGGCCAACAGACTTGCCGCACTTCTTGCCAGGCCGGGAATAACGACAAAGGATGAAGCGACGGATCTTTCCGGCCGTGGCTTTGGCTTGGATATTGTATACCGAAAGATAGGTCGCATCGAGGGAGCATATTTTGAAGCGGAGAGTGAAGATGGAAAGGGTACTATGTTTACCATTACCATACCTGGAGGGGCTTCCTTCATTACCCTGAAAATGGTACGCTGCGAGCGGTTTGTCTTGGCTGTTCCTGAACGAAGTATTCTCTCTGTCGAAGAGGCCTCGGACGGGACCTTCGGAGGGGATGCTGAAGGGCGCCTTGAGTGGAACGGCATACCGGTTTTTAGTCCCGATGGACGCCTTTTCCGAACCGATCGCCTTCCTCCTCAAGAGCTTGTTCTTATCATGCAGCACCTTGATCGTAAGGGTGCCTTTTTGGTTGACGAACTCCTCTTTACCAGAGAAGTGCCCGAAGAGCAGTTTACCCTCTTTGTGGAGGAGAGCCCGTTTCTCTACCGTAGCTCAATAGGAGGGCGTAAAAGCGGTTTCCTCTATCTTTCGCCTTCGGTTGTGGCGATCAACTAA